From a region of the Candidatus Methylomirabilota bacterium genome:
- a CDS encoding ribonuclease Z (member of metallo-beta-lactamase family; the purified enzyme from Escherichia coli forms dimeric zinc phosphodiesterase; in Bacillus subtilis this protein is a 3'-tRNA processing endoribonuclease and is essential while in Escherichia coli it is not; associates with two zinc ions), translating into MTNLFQPRLLHGVFGDPGLYVRLRWERRALLLDLGDLTAQPPGELLRVTDIFVSHTHIDHFIGFDHLLRIVLGRDVTIRLFGPPGIIANVEGRLAGYTWNLVEGYTLVFDVYEVGREKITVARFPCGNRFERVDVAPSSPCTGVLIDDPLFRVEAVHLDHKIPCLAFRLVEAERINIDPERLRQLGLDIGPWLTEFKRLLRAGVPDDAVVRAPCRSEVGQGFQEWRLGDLQDQIVTITKGQRLVYVTDTLYSDENRQKILALAQDADLLFCEAMYLEQDREYAVQRHHLTARQAGLLAREANVKELAIFHFSPRYQECPDALYCEAAEAFGGPVRPN; encoded by the coding sequence ATGACCAATCTGTTTCAACCCAGGTTGCTCCATGGAGTCTTCGGCGATCCCGGGCTCTATGTGAGGCTCAGGTGGGAGCGGCGCGCCCTGCTGCTGGATCTCGGTGATCTGACGGCCCAGCCGCCCGGTGAACTGCTCAGGGTAACCGATATCTTTGTCTCCCATACCCACATCGATCACTTTATCGGCTTCGATCACCTCCTGCGGATCGTCCTCGGTCGAGACGTGACGATCCGTCTCTTTGGACCCCCCGGCATCATCGCAAATGTCGAAGGGCGGCTCGCCGGCTACACGTGGAACCTGGTCGAGGGGTATACCCTCGTTTTCGACGTCTACGAGGTAGGTCGGGAGAAGATCACTGTGGCCCGCTTTCCATGCGGCAACCGCTTTGAGCGGGTCGATGTCGCGCCATCCTCGCCGTGTACCGGTGTGCTGATCGACGACCCGTTGTTTCGGGTCGAGGCGGTTCACCTGGACCACAAGATCCCGTGCCTCGCCTTCAGGCTGGTCGAGGCGGAGCGGATCAATATCGACCCGGAACGGCTGAGGCAACTCGGTCTGGATATCGGACCATGGCTGACCGAGTTTAAGCGGCTGCTTCGCGCAGGCGTCCCGGACGATGCGGTGGTCCGAGCCCCGTGCAGGAGTGAGGTCGGCCAGGGATTTCAGGAATGGCGGCTTGGTGATCTCCAGGACCAGATCGTGACGATTACGAAGGGGCAGCGGCTGGTCTATGTGACCGATACACTCTACTCCGACGAGAATCGGCAGAAGATCCTCGCCCTGGCGCAGGATGCGGATCTCCTGTTTTGCGAGGCCATGTATCTGGAGCAGGATCGAGAGTACGCGGTCCAGCGGCACCACCTGACAGCGCGACAGGCGGGACTGCTGGCCCGCGAGGCCAACGTTAAGGAGTTGGCGATCTTCCATTTTTCCCCACGATATCAGGAGTGTCCGGACGCCCTCTATTGTGAGGCGGCCGAGGCATTCGGTGGTCCTGTTCGTCCCAACTAA
- the pdxA gene encoding 4-hydroxythreonine-4-phosphate dehydrogenase PdxA codes for MPRYSTFQPLLGLTIGDPAGIGPEIIAKAVTHEEIRATCRPVIIGETGIIRRAVRLCRLDLHVRSISSPAEITGDPGCLEVVDLKNIDTTSCPSGVLAPHCGRAAVEYLNKAIDLALARELDGIVTGPLNKEAMGQAGFPYDGQTELLAERTRIKDYAMLLVVGRMRVLHVSTHTSLRTACDKAKRGRILTVIRLAHRVLFDLGSRQKRIGVAGLNPHAGENGRFGREEIEEIAPAVEAAKAEGIRVSGPFPPDTLFHRHRLGEFDALVAMYHDQGHIPLKLVGFHRGVNVTVGLPIIRTSVDHGTAFDIAGTGTANPHSLVEAILLATRFAHRRRRGE; via the coding sequence ATGCCCAGATATTCGACATTTCAGCCGTTGTTGGGACTCACCATCGGCGACCCGGCAGGTATAGGTCCCGAAATCATCGCGAAGGCGGTCACTCACGAGGAGATACGGGCGACCTGCCGTCCGGTCATCATCGGTGAGACGGGGATCATACGGCGGGCCGTCCGGCTTTGCCGCCTGGACCTCCATGTACGATCCATCAGCTCCCCGGCCGAGATCACCGGCGATCCCGGCTGCCTTGAGGTGGTGGACCTGAAAAATATCGATACGACAAGCTGTCCTTCCGGCGTACTGGCCCCCCACTGCGGTCGGGCAGCGGTGGAGTACCTCAACAAGGCCATCGATCTGGCGCTCGCGCGCGAACTGGATGGGATCGTGACCGGCCCTCTGAATAAAGAGGCCATGGGCCAGGCCGGCTTTCCCTATGACGGCCAGACGGAGCTGTTGGCCGAGCGGACCAGGATCAAGGATTATGCGATGCTGCTGGTCGTCGGTCGGATGCGCGTACTCCACGTCTCGACCCACACCTCGTTACGAACTGCCTGTGATAAGGCGAAACGGGGCAGAATCCTGACCGTCATTCGCCTGGCCCATCGGGTGCTGTTCGACCTCGGATCTCGGCAGAAGCGGATCGGCGTCGCCGGTCTCAACCCCCACGCGGGCGAGAACGGCCGGTTCGGGCGAGAGGAGATCGAAGAGATCGCACCGGCGGTCGAGGCCGCCAAGGCCGAGGGGATCAGGGTGAGCGGGCCGTTTCCCCCGGACACCCTGTTCCACCGACACCGGCTGGGTGAATTCGATGCCTTGGTCGCCATGTACCATGATCAGGGTCATATCCCGCTCAAGCTGGTCGGGTTCCACCGCGGCGTCAATGTGACCGTCGGGCTTCCTATCATCCGTACCTCGGTCGATCACGGCACCGCCTTTGACATCGCGGGGACGGGGACGGCAAATCCTCACAGTCTGGTGGAGGCGATCCTGCTCGCCACCAGGTTCGCCCATCGCCGTCGTCGGGGCGAATAA
- a CDS encoding transporter, with the protein MRFMSRTRATLIAIVIVAFPLLQACAATATRESTGEYLDDTAITTKVKARLVGDPTISGFAISVETFRGRVILSGFVSSQAQIDRAMALTREVSGVREVQSALVIKSR; encoded by the coding sequence ATGCGTTTCATGAGCCGAACCCGCGCAACGCTCATTGCGATTGTGATTGTTGCTTTCCCCCTATTACAGGCGTGCGCTGCCACGGCGACCCGCGAGAGTACGGGGGAGTACCTTGATGATACGGCGATCACTACCAAGGTGAAGGCGAGACTGGTTGGCGATCCTACGATCAGCGGGTTCGCAATTTCTGTAGAGACCTTCCGTGGACGGGTGATCCTGTCCGGATTTGTGAGCTCTCAGGCCCAAATCGATCGGGCGATGGCGTTGACCCGGGAGGTCTCCGGAGTCAGGGAGGTACAGTCCGCGCTGGTGATTAAGAGTCGGTAG